A window of the Raphanus sativus cultivar WK10039 unplaced genomic scaffold, ASM80110v3 Scaffold1163, whole genome shotgun sequence genome harbors these coding sequences:
- the LOC130503828 gene encoding putative glycerol-3-phosphate transporter 4: MAIGSKRKTPPGVLLLRRIRGRNWSPKTFRYVILLITFIAYACYHASRKPSSIVKSVLHPEPNTNPPQAHVHINEHPWPLGNVFVKEEADANRDDDDQSKGWEPFNGKGGTSRLGEIDVAFLACYSLGMYVAGHLGDTLDLRLFLTWGMIGSGFFVGLFGMGYFWNVHAFWFFLAMQMAAGLFQATGWPSVVAVVGNWFGKRKRGLIMGIWNAHTSVGNICGSLIAAGVLQYGWGWSFIAPGFVMSLGGVLVYLFLAAYPEDVGFPGINSNSGKFIKRDRDVEDQEEEEEEEGSVEEGDGEFRYENKRSVGLLQACMIPGVIPFALCLFFSKLVAYTFLYWLPFYLSQTTIGGEYMSVKTAGNLSTLFDVGGIVGGILAGYISDKFKARATTAATFMYAAIPAMLVYHSYGGVSQTVNVVLMMVAGLFVNGPYALITTAVSADLGTHKSLQGDSRALATVTAIIDGTGSAGAALGPLLTGFLSTLGWEAVFYMLVVGALCAGLLLTRLVIAEIREKLGYVDEVAASEPLLNDRI; this comes from the exons atggCTATAGGTTCAAAGAGGAAGACACCACCAGGGGTTCTGCTCCTGAGGAGAATCAGAGGAAGAAACTGGAGCCCAAAGACGTTTCGCTACGTGATTCTACTAATCACTTTCATCGCGTACGCTTGTTATCACGCCTCTCGAAAACCCAGCAGCATAGTCAAAAGCGTTTTACACCCAGAGCCAAACACCAACCCACCTCAAGCTCATGTCCATATCAACGAGCATCCTTGGCCATTGGGAAACGTGTTCGTCAAGGAAGAAGCGGATGCAAAccgtgatgatgatgatcagtccAAAGGATGGGAACCGTTTAACGGGAAAGGTGGCACGTCGAGGCTAGGAGAGATCGACGTGGCGTTTCTCGCTTGTTACTCGCTGGGAATGTACGTCGCTGGACATCTGGGCGATACTTTGGATCTCAGGCTGTTTCTGACTTGGGGAATGATCGGGAGCGGGTTCTTCGTCGGTCTGTTCGGGATGGGTTATTTCTGGAACGTACACGCGTTTTGGTTCTTTCTGGCGATGCAGATGGCGGCGGGGCTGTTTCAGGCGACGGGGTGGCCTTCTGTCGTGGCTGTTGTTGGAAACTGGTTcgggaagaggaagagagggcTTATAATGGGGATTTGGAACGCTCATACTTCCGTTGGGAACATTTGTGGCTCCTTGATAGCTGCTGGTGTTCTTCAATACGGTTGGGGTTGGTCTTTTATAGCTCCTGGTTTTGTCATGTCTTTGGGAGGAGTTCTTGTTTACTTGTTCTTGGCTGCTTATCCTGAGGATGTTGGGTTTCCGGGTATCAATTCTAATTCCGGTAAGTTCATTAAGAGAGACAGAGACGTCgaagatcaagaagaagaagaagaagaggaaggaagtgtagaagaaggagatggtgaATTTAGGTATGAGAATAAAAGAAGTGTTGGCCTTTTGCAAGCTTGTATGATTCCTGGTGTTATACCATTTGCGTTGTGTCTCTTCTTCTCCAAGCTGGTGGCTTACACGTTCTTGTACTGGTTACCGTTTTATCTCAGCCAAACAA cTATTGGTGGAGAGTATATGTCTGTGAAAACAGCGGGAAACCTCTCCACACTATTTGATGTTGGAGGCATCGTAGGTGGGATTCTTGCTGGCTACATTTCGGATAAATTCAAAGCAAGAGCTACGACCGCAGCAACGTTCATGTACGCAGCGATTCCAGCGATGCTCGTGTACCATTCCTATGGAGGTGTTTCTCAGACGGTCAACGTCGTTCTCATGATGGTTGCCGGTTTGTTTGTGAATGGACCTTATGCACTCATCACAACCGCGGTCTCGGCGGACCTCGGAACGCACAAGTCTTTGCAAGGGGATTCGAGGGCGCTCGCGACCGTGACTGCGATTATTGATGGGACGGGATCTGCTGGTGCGGCTTTGGGTCCTCTTCTGACCGGGTTTCTTTCGACTTTGGGCTGGGAAGCTGTGTTCTATATGTTGGTCGTTGGGGCTCTTTGTGCTGGGTTGCTTTTGACCCGTCTTGTTATTGCTGAAATTAGAGAGAAACTTGGATATGTTGATGAAG